From a single Maylandia zebra isolate NMK-2024a linkage group LG3, Mzebra_GT3a, whole genome shotgun sequence genomic region:
- the LOC143414191 gene encoding Fc receptor-like A yields the protein MVNLTVTGGSVILQSPVLPVMEGDDVTLLCKTKTTPSNLPAAFYKDGSLIRKQPTGHMTIQHVSRSDEGLYKCDISGHGESPSSWITVTDKHTTTPPPTSSPPPTSTFPPRSTSVTLPPSLPPPVLSVLSSVGSVCVVVLLVLLVLLVRRCVHRKPEGESQTS from the exons atggttaacctgacagtcactg gtggatcagtgatcctgcagagtcctgtcctccctgtgatggagggagatgacgtcactctgctctgtaaaacaaagaccactccctccaacctcccagctgctttctataaagatggctccctcatcaggaagcagcctacaggtcacatgaccatccagcatgtttccaggtctgatgaaggcctctacaagtgtgacatcagtggtcatggagagtctccatccagctggatcactgtcacag acaaacacaccaccacacctccacctacatctTCACCTCCGCCTACATCAACCTTTCCTCCTCGGTCCACCTCCGTCACTCTTCCtccatcactccctcctcctgtTCTCTCTGTGTTGTCATCTGTTGGATCAGTCTGTGTTGTGGTTCTACTGGTGTTACTGGTTTTGCTGGTGAGACGATGTGTTCACAGGAAACCTGAAGGTGAGTCTCAGACTTCCTGA
- the LOC143416920 gene encoding coxsackievirus and adenovirus receptor homolog — translation MSAVTASLCSTLMFVVFVSADQKIITVKSGEDVILPFRAPNNNKIIAVEWSRVDLEDKHVLLYRDGKFEPDNQHPSFKNRVNLQDRQMKDGDVSLILKDVTINDAGTYECGVFIKETQSLKSTSIINLSVVVPPGQTGGDTEDESFRLKVGVAVSALFLCAAVLLLLVAVGGVVVHFRIKKLRQPLLEDCYIDDLKIT, via the exons ATGTCTGCTGTAACTGCGTCGCTCTGCTCCACGCTGATGTTCGTCGTGTTCGTCTCTGCAG ACCAGAAGATCATCACAGTTAAGTCTGGAGAGGACGTCATTCTGCCATTTCGagctccaaacaacaacaagattATAGCTGTTGAGTGGAGCAGAGTTGATCTGGAAGATAAACATGTGCTTTTGTACCGGGATGGGAAGTTTGAACCAGATaaccagcatccatcttttaagaaccgggtgaatctgcaggacagacagatgaaggatggagacgtgtctttgattctgaaggatGTGACGATCAATGACGCTGGAACATACGAGTGTGGTGTCTTTATAAAAGAAACACAATCATTGAAATCCACCAGCATCATCAATCTTAGTGTTGTtgttcctccag gtcagacaggaggagataCAGAGGATGAATCTTTTAGACTGAAAGTTGGAGTGGCAGTTTCTGCTCTGtttctttgtgctgctgtgcttcttcttcttgttgctGTTGGTGGTGTTGTTGTTCATTTCCGGATAAAAAAACTACGTCAGCCTCTTTTGGAGGACTGTTACATAGATGATCTGAAGATTACTTAG